A stretch of DNA from Juglans microcarpa x Juglans regia isolate MS1-56 chromosome 5D, Jm3101_v1.0, whole genome shotgun sequence:
TTCAACATCACCTTATAGGAGACTAAACTAATACATGATGAACTAAACCCACCCATCGATGATTAAAATCAAGTTTCAGCATAACTTGTTCTAAAAAACACTACTCTACTCTACGTAAGCCGTACTCATATCAAGCTTCACAAACATTGCACCCCGACAACCTCGCTTCCAttttttaatggcatgaacagTTTCAAAAGCCACCAACACATCATATGTGATAAGACGGCCCCGTACAATAGCGCACTAACAATCTAAGACCACTTAtggtaatataattttaagccTATTTACTATGATTGTAGCAATAATCTTATAAACAATGTTACATAGGCTAATAGGCCTAAAATCCTTCATATTTTCATATTGCTTCTTATTTGGAATAAAAACCACAAAAGTCTCATTAAGATTTGCAGGTACAGACCCATGAgacaagcaaaataaaatagacttcGTCACCGAATTCCTCACTATATGCTaatatttctgaaaaaaataaaggagacaTACCATCAAGACCCGGAGGCTTCAAAGATTGCATTTGAAACAATGCATGTTTAACCTCCTTTTCATAATAAGGCTTCATTAAATCATCATTCATAAAATCAATAACTCCAACAGGATGATATCAAGGACAACCCCTATATTACTCAGATTAGAAGTGGGAAACAACGACTCAAAATAGTTAATGACAACATTTTCCATTACTTGTCCCTCGTGTCAAACACCCCCATCATCTAATAACTTGCTAATGAAATTCCAAGCCTTATAGACATGATCTCAAATGTGCTTCCAAGTGTAGAAGTGTCAAGTTGTATCAAGGATAAATCTAAGATCGTATTCCATAGGGACAAATGGTTATCAAAacatttgtaaaatttaattggAAAGTATGATGATGTATGAGAAGTGTAAAGaagtaaaatgaaatataaaattcttaatttttgtattttttacgTATGTATAACCAATGAGTAAAAtggatattaatatattcacaatGAAAGATTTAATGAAAATAGAATATATGGTCGTGCTTTAAGGATCTCGGTTTTGTAAATCTTAGAAAGATGGattaaatcataaaagaaatagcttctgaaaatttaatattctaaacGACGAAAACTGTAATTCTAATTCCTACAAGtaacaaacaaaaattttaatataaagctGAAAATAACAATTCCAAAGAAATGATTTAACAAACACTTAAGTTGGGTATGGGACTCTCTTTGctttgatttttagaaaattttctcGATCAACAATCTAGTCAAGGCATTgataaatgaaagataaaaagttatGCTCAAGTTTTGCAATATTTTCCTAAGGGATTCACAACTTTACTAACCAAACACACTTTAACAATCAACTGAGAGAAGCCTTGATAATTTTCAAGCTTTTGTTGTGCCTTATGTCAACAACAAATCAAGAGTAAGAGCCGCActatattttcaattcaaatctgACTAGTAACAAGTGAAATTAAtattcatcaacaaaatattgcattaaactaaaacccaaaaaaaatcaagtcTCATTCAACAACCCAAGCTTCAGAAATTAGCAACACATGATATTTCTACCaacaaaaattaatctaaataaaGCCATCACAAAATCTGACAGTAAAAGAAACCCAAATGGGATAAACTTTAGAGTGCAAAAATAGCCTCTCGAATACACTCTGGAAAATTAACAAGAAATGCTAAAAATAATATCGAGAACTCATGTTGTCCGAAAGAAGAAccaaaataaatcccaaaaaaatgaaatcgaAACTCCTCgaagaaaatacagaaaactgaaaagaaagtCTTTAAGGAAATTAGAATGAAAACTAGCTAACCTCTTCACCTAGAAATTCCCATTCCTTTTATTCTCataatcttctctctctctctctctctctctctctctctccttgctACAGACCGCACCCTCTTCGTAACGGCTTCTCGTAGTCCCCAGGATTTCCTCTCCCAGTTACAGCACGTAGGCGTGCATCAAATTTCTATGTTCCGTGCGTCCATCTCCCAGCTACAACACGTAGGCGTGCTCCCGATTTTACTCGTGTGTTCCACTACTGCTGCACATAGGCATCAGGCGCATCCTTCCCAACTCTTGAGGCATGAGACGTGAGGCATAAGATGTGTGCCCCATTTCATTCTGCACATGGCCTTCTATTGGGTTTAAATTAAGACTTTGGTTGCAAGTCCAGGAATCCTCATGGGTTTCAACTCTTGTACATGGGCCTCCTTATGATAGCTTCTTTCCAAACTCTAACTCCTATAACATCATAAGCTATGTGAGcatatttgaatttaattagggacaagaaaaaaaatcatttcacatgccaGATAAGGTTAAATCACATTATCTAATTAAGACTCgtattttaacatataaagTTCTTTtaactaggggtgctacccaccccCTATGGGGCGGGGGcaccccttccccgcaccccaccCTGCATGGGGCGGGGCGGATTCCCAAGtaattttaacatatttatttgatttaaaaattatttctaagtgcaaaagtaataaaaaatatatttttagatctaaattataaatttaaattttgtaaatatgactatgatttaaaaactatataatttttaaatttgttagtgcatattttgtgtaaattgtagtgtattagtttttaaactatgtagtttttaaatttgccatTTGTGaacaaatttaacaaattataatatatatttatatatacacaatttgtaaaatataaatatatatgtatataatatatatatatatatatatataaatgtaagcagggcggggcggggcggggttgggccctccccgccaCCCGCCCCTGCTAGGGGCCCTACTTTTAACTCAAgatatttaagagtattaataCCACATAATTGACCATTAATCACTTATGTTGTGATACTTCCCTATGACAAAATTTGGAATTTTGATTGCCCGAAGACAACCATAAAACACATGATCATTGTTTCTACATTAATTCTTCCCTTTCCAATAACATATTGATATCATAACGTAAATACTTAACAAAAGACATGGAAGAAGCTGATTGAGGACCACAAGAAGCACGAGGCaagttcaatatttttttattttttattttttttcccagctACCTTTTAATGTCACCAAACTGAACAGCACTCCATACTTTCAAATCACGCTCACATGAAAGAGGTGCACTACACAAACCCTCCATAACATCAACAGAATTTTCTCCCTATCGTGAACTAGAGATAATTTCTTCACAACTCCTACTCTCAACCAACATTGCCTCAAATCGAAACGGTATTCTTCCTCTTTGTATACATTCAACAGAACCAACAGTATTTAATAACAAGCAATGGTGATCAAAACAAcatgtaagaaaaatattaactattaCATTTGGGAACATAGAAAGCCAATATGGAGCAGCAAGAAAATGATCTAGGCATTCTTTAATAAGTGCATCCCCCTCTCTCAAGTTAGACCAAGTAAATAAAAAGCCCTCAAAATCAAGCCCTTTCGGTCCACAAAAATCTAGTGCATCACGAAAACCTTGCATCTGTCCCTCCATATGAACCCTGCCCCCTTGCTTCTTTgaattagaaataattttattaaaatctctAAAGTAGAGCCAAGGACTGTGATCTTGAACCGACAGTGACTTCAATAAGTTCCACATTGCACTTCTATGACTAACCTCAGGAATGACCATACATTAGGATGACCATACACAACAATAATTCTACTCTTCAAACTAGTATCCCAATCTATCACCCAAGTATCAAAATGATGCTTGGAATATGATAACAGAGTTAAATCAGTGTCCCCCTTCCAGAATAAAACCAACCCTCCACTACGGTCAGCACAATCCACCACCAAAACACtagaaaaactcaataaaaattttagacatTCCATTGAACATGCAGCAGAATTGGTCTCCATCATGAAAACCACATTGGAAGCTTCTCTTCAGACCAAGTCGTGAAGTACACAAACTCTCTGTGCGTTTCCAAGTCCACGGGAGTTCCAATTGAAAACTTTCATGGTTGTCGGCGGTGTTGATTATCAACCTCCAGCAAACGGTCCTCATCTGAGGATTTGATCCGATTTAGATCAAAAAAACTGTGATTCCATAGTTGAAGATCAAGACTCAAACATTTCGTTTAGAAGGTAAGCAAATCAAACGCTTACTTGTATTCTCCAGAGAAGATGCAGTCCCCTCCGTCGCGCCTTCCCCTTCGTCTTTAAAGATGAAGCCCTAATTAGCTTTCATGAGTTAACTCGTGTGGTTTTTGGCCAAGTAAGTGGTTGTGGACCATCAAAAGCCCTAGTCAAAATCAAAGGCCCATTAGATGATGTTAGAACATTATCAGTCTCGGTGTCATTGGGAGGCCTAGGAAGGCCCAAACTACTGGAGCCTCGTTGAATAGAGCCCCAATTTGTCATCTTCAACCTCTGCAAGCAGTTACCCTCAGTAGTGATTGCATCCTCCTTTGACTCCATCACCAAACCACCAACAGATAGTGGACATGGATGCATCAACACTTTTTTTTGCAGCAAAGAGACATCCCCCAAGTGATTACCAACCGCTAATGGGTTCTCAGGAACAGAGCGTGACTCGACCACGAAAGGATTTTTACAACTATGAGACATGTTAGTTCCACCATCTACCTGCAGACAAGAACCATAAGGAAACCCCTCCCGTTCAACAACTTCCCTCTTAGATAGCCACAAATCATAGTCCCGATTGGAATGACTCAACCTCCCACAACAATAGCAAAAATTTAGGAGTTGTTCATATTTCAAACGAACCCAAATTATATCTCCTTCCAATAGACAAAGTCTTTTTACACGGGGCAATGGTTGATGAATGTCAATATGAACACACACCCTCGAGAAAGCACCTCAACTAGGGATTGATCAAACAAATTGATATCTTTTATCAGACCAATTGACTCACCAATACTACAGACAGTGACAACATTCATCCCTTTTTAACGGCAAATCATATAATCAGATCCAAAAGGATGCAAGATTCAATGAAATACTTGATGGTTGAAGATCACCCACGTTGTAATAACCAGCCTCAAGGCCAGGCCCTCCTGGCCCACGAACACTCAGCCTTGAATCCAAGACGTTGTCATTCCAGGTAGGTGTCTTccccttcaatttttttttctttttctttttcttctcctcctcctccccaaaaacttctcacaattttttCTCTCCCCCACGCCCACTTCTCAGTCCATTAGTTTATTCAAACCGAAAAGAACCCCACCCAGATCTCCATCTTCCCCACGTCCACGCAGTTTTAAATTTGATCTTTTCCTCCCGTTACTCAAATCCCTCTTGCCATTACCcttattcctttctttttcctatcCTCTCTTCATTACAATTAGTAATCCGCTCGCACAAAGCCCTTCATTGCAGAGAATCATCAGCCTCCCTCCCTGTTGTGCACCATCGCCACCAAGGCGCCATCACAAGTGGCCCTCGTCGAAGCCGTTGCATGTTGGTCAGTCTGCCGAAGCCTCCCTCAGTCGAAGTCAAAACTTGAGGCCAAGTGCAGTGAACACTGCACCACAACCAGTAACCACCACGATTCCGACGTGAGGTGCCTTGCTCCTTCACAACATCCAACCACCGGAAATCACCTCCCACAACCACGGCAAACAGTAAACCACGGTTTTGCCAAGCCAAAACGCCCCTATTTTACTGCACCCGAAATAGAGCTTCTACTAACGCCTTGACCGAGAAGCCAACAAGTCCACAGTGCCTTTGCACCATCCCCGCAACCATGCCCAACTTCGTGCCACCGCGAGCTGCCGTCACACAGTATCTccaccaatgttttgaataccgtaccggacgccgtaccggtcaaggcactggaacgaaatatttcggtaccggtaccgtttcgggatagcgtttcgggatagtcaatatatgaataaattatatatataaaaattatattctaaaataatagtctatatataaataaattatatataaatacatatatatataaattataaatagtctaatctgaattgagggttaaaaaataagcttgtagtttgaaaaaacgaaaaaaaaaaaaaacacaggccgaaatatcggccggtactggccgaaatataggctggtacaggccgaaattcaggccggtacgaccggtaccGGCTGGTatggccggtattttggccggtacggaatagatatagtacctgtatcGGCCGGACGGccaaacgaaaaatttcggccttactagccggtacggtacgaaatttaaaacactgatctCCACCCCTCCCAGATGTTCCCTTggtaaaactctctctctctctatacacGAAAcaccctttctccctctctttctctcactacgctccctctctctccaccGTGATCGAGTGACAGTTttctctccatcttcctctCTCAGTGCTTCGCCTCCAAGCGCCGGAGAATTCATCTCAACTATCCATCTCCGTCGACGTCCAGCTCTGTGTCTCTGTTGCAGTTGATCCAGCACTCTCTCGGTGAGCAATTAGGCTTTACGTACGCATGTTCTAGTTCTTTTCTGTTTTAGAAACTTTGTTGGtaaatctttttttaacttcccaATTTATTTCCTAAAACATCCTTCAggtgagttttatatttataagtctaGTGCTCATTTTATgagagttttaaatttttatttttttaaatatgtagcTTATAGAGctgaattatatttttttgtaatatatatatttaaatatgaatttttgaagtgaacaataattacaaatatttattttgaatcctttaaaaaaaatatttttgatttaagcaaaattatgattttatacttataatgattttgatataattaggttatttagttttatattttatagttagGCCTCAATAGTAAATgagttagaatttaatactttAGTCAGAGATTAAGTTagatattgaggaatttggaAAGCGATGATATTTTTAGGGATTgggaatttaggtttttgaagaattaaaataggttattttagcatcttaggcttaaacattgaaATACGTGTTCGATTAAAAATTTACGGGagttacatgattattttttataggtgacgattgacaattattcagtactgttgtggagaattttctgaaaaactaAGAAGCTAAGGTAAGTGGGGTTCATGTACTAGTTTTgcctaaaagaaataaaatgaggttgactttgaaaataagcatgtttgtttttgaaaagaaatctgaaaacgacctcagatgtttattctgcatatgcataaattcaatataagagaaaatattttctgtcatgactggtgtagatatgagctaattttgtgcattctgtttctgaactatgcaaaaagagcaacTATGAAAGTCTAAAgatttttgctatgaataaacaaatatgtttttattctgtttatttcgaacatgtgaaatgatctgaaactatttagtattttgttttgatatgatgtgtcatctgaaaaccttggcatgaagttctaattctgtatctgaatgtgatctgGTTCCGATGATGTTCCGTTCTGTTTCTATTAAGACCTTGCCACatgtataatggtggtttataatactaccacggggtgaaacatggtatacagcctagtcacgggtataatggtggtttataaccctaccacggggggtgaaacatggtatacagcccagccacaggtataatgatggtttataaccctaccatgagagttaaacatggtatttgtcccgatgtgatgctatgagatgatatgaaaataatatttcagtttggatatgccaaaggattttctttttggaaataagtttgtttttttttaaattttgttctatgttttgtaacaagttttgtttatgcattatgaaagaaaatatgttgtttctgtaTTCTGAAAGTGAATGTCCTTTTTttctgcataccgaactttataaatgttcatgtttacatgctagtatatattctctacttactgagttgtagATAACCCAttccttatctccacaatatttttcaaatgattttggatatttcagctggggatcaagattttgaagctttgggtgagatgatttaagagtAGTAGATTAAGTATAGAAAGTTTTCAATGAGTATTtacgatttttattaagaaatgttATTGTGTTctgatgacttggcattttggaaaattggttatattgaggaaattagtttgaatcgaaatttctttatgatattgagaatttggagtctatacTTATATTGATGAAATGTGAGTGTTAGTGACAataagtaactctccgacccctACGGGATCGGGGCATTACAAACGTATTTCGTTGAGAGCACCAAATGCTTATCAAAAGACTATGCACTATAAAGAAATACCCTCTCCTTATCACTTTGTTATGTGAATTGAGCCAAGAACAAATTTTCACCTGAATAAAAAAACTTCACACATTTAAATGGGTTCCACACAGTACGCATAATTGACTTAAAAACAtccttattatagaattttCGTGTGAATAATCAAAAGATGAGACAACTATTAGAATAATTCACCATAGAATCAAGGGAGGAATTCGGCCGTATAACTTCAGCCTTCTCAACCTCCGACAAAGATAATTTCTGCCACTTCTCAAATGGATCATCATCTATTATAAGATGAATAATTCCAAACACAACCCAAAGAGAGGGATCGATCAAACTCGTATTAGTAACAAGAATCAACTCTCAAGTTACGGAAGCAAATAGACTACCGACATCTTTTGCTTTTTGCGAACAGTAAAGGTTCCACCGCTACCGGCGGTGGTTCCATTGTTAATAAATTTTTGCAAATAGCTTATTACCGTCTTTTAAGACGACATCCTCTTGGTAGAACATGGGTGACAACCAAGATATTGGtcgtaaaaaattattttttttctttttttatccaCCATTTTACACTGTTGTTATTGTTTTAGAGGTGTTTATTAGAGAATCACACCCCCTCCTTTTGTATCATCttaattaatgaaatatatttgtttgcttagaggaaaaaaaaaaaaaaatagactaccAACGTTAACTAAAAGAGTCCACAAAATCCAACCGAGCAGTtacaaagaaaatttcaaagTCAACAAAccaattagtaaaaatttaattcgagaaaATTAGATGCAGTTTTCCATTACAAATAAGGAAAATAGTATTAAGAAACCAATATTGGTAAATAAGTTGTTACTATGGGATTATGTATTTCGTGGATATATGTGTGTGCATTAATATGTAGAGTAGTACTTCTTTCATCTCGATCTAATCATTTCCGGTCACAATAATGATGTGACATATTTCAAGTGGGCACTACTTAAATGAGTTATAGAAGAGATCACTTAAAACATTAAACATTATCATATGagattgaagatgaaaaaaatttaagatgaaaaataagtcATAACATATCAACAactaagaaaatttaaaataagataatgatAGCTATACTATCTCGTATCACATGTTTACtactctttctatttttcttattattatttttttacttaataattaaggaagtgactattagtgatgttatatatatttttaaattttttcttaatgattaaggatgttgaaaaaaatacttaaaaaaataaaaaaaataaaaatttcaaatatactaTAGACTAGTAAACAAGTGATAGGAAATATTAGGATACGTTTGGTAACTAAAcacctctcaactcatcattacaacttttttaaatttcaacacaaaatataataaacaattcaactttttcaaatctcaaaataataataatattaaaaaataatattctaacaatattttatcatctcaacttaactcaactcaactcacttcaacatccaaaaacAATCTTAGTCTATCTCTTACTATCATTTATCCAAAGTAATGGACGGGTTGTAATCTTTCCAAATAAATCAGGCAAGTGGCAGGTGAGATACCCATTTCATGGATTTAGCTCACTCATCTtgtattaacacataaaatcgtGGGCAGGAAGAAGGTGTGGGGAGAGGAGAAATAACCAGTTCAACAATGGGGAAGAGGCGACGTAACTACCCACCCATTTAGGATTGAGACTTGCCTTAGCCTTTAGTTTTTGTAtcgagaaaaattataaaaagattttataaaaataaaatgacataataatattatttgatgtcatagtttaaaattatttttattataatgtaattctaatatattaaataaaattacattaaattataaatttcttggtgtaaaatatttttataaatatttctcttttatatcaTTCACTAAAATAGTCTACTGATATTACATTTTAGTCGAATTAGCACTTCTctaatttaaaagttttttctaTTTGTACTTTCAACTTAATTGgaattagtattagtattttGTACTTTCATTAATGCACCGTTAATGGTGTTATATCAGGCACCAATGACTGGACGTCACATGTAATCTACagattaaaaagataaattaaaacaaaaaattaaaaacgatTTAAAGAGATACAAAATTTACGTTTAGATGTTCAGatgagttaaattgaattgtgaataataatactttataaatctcattgagatgagtttaactttttaaaattgagatatatttaacttttgaaaaattttatttatagtcttCATTTGAGAACGATATGTATAAACccttcattaaataaaaaaaaaaatcattttaaaaaaaatatttttgtaattttaaaaaattttaaagataaaattacttaGACTTGTATTGAAGTCTTTAAATAGAGATCGTgcgtaatattatttttaactttttaaattaaaatatatgaaataaattgaaataaatttaatttttttataaaaaattaaaaaaataataaatctcatcgctaattagtttaaaatgaaatgaatttgttCCAACAACCTAAAAGCACATTAAAAGTAGAACAGAGAAACTAATCCGTCCAAAGATAAACAACAGGAACTGTGTTGATATTTAACTCGGTATTCGTTTTTCACGACAACGATTTACAACAGATTTCAAAAAGTTGCGACTGCTCACATACCCAAAACAAGAGTGACTTTGAATCAGCGACCCCCCGAGAGAAGCGAGTCTGCAACAGAAGAGGGATGCGTAAACGCCTTGCTCATAGAAGACGGATAGGACATAGCGAGATCAGTGAAACCTAAGTTGTGCGCAAATATCAAGCCGCTGGCACATAGACCAAGCGATGACAACTCAGGAAGAGGAATATCACCCTCCAAGTATTGCACAACTTGGCGCATGCTTGGCCTAGCTGCAGGCTCTGAATGAGAACATAGCAACCCAAGTTTCAATACCAACTCCAGTTCCTTTACCACATAATCTGCACCTAGATTTGGATCCCTTGCCTCAAGAATTTCCCCTCgattccaaaaagaaaaaacccaatcGACCAAAACGGCATCCTCGGCTCCTTTCTCTATTGGTCTTCTTCCACAAGCAACCTCAAGCAAAAAGGCCCCAAAAGCAAACACATCTGTGCTTGTTGTGGCCTTGCCGTTTCGAGTATGCTCTGGGGCAAGATACCCAAGAGTTCCTACCACATGGGTAGTTTGAGGATCAGTTCCGTGATCATACAATCTTGCAAGACCAAAGTCTCCTAATCTACTATTCATTGCACCATCTAGCAAGACATTGCTGGCCTTGACATCTCTATGCACTACAACTTGCTCCCATTCTTCGTGTAGATATAGCAGACCCGATGCCACGCCTTTAATTACTCGAAATCTCTGGTCCCAATTGAGTGTGATCTTGGGTTGATCGAATAGGTATTTGTCTAGGCTTCTATTGGGCATGTAGTCATACACCAAAAGCAGCTCTCCCTTGCGCCGGCAATAGCCCAAGAGTGAAACTAAATTCCTGTGGCGAAGTCGACCTATACTTACAATTTCTGCAACAAATTCTCTCATTCCCTGTCTTGATTCATGGGAGATTTTCTTCACTGCAATCTCAATTTTAGAGGTAGGTAATACACCTCTATAAACCCTACCAAATCCACCAACGCCCAATAGTTCTTTATCCTTGAATCCTTTTGTGGCAATATAAAGATCTTTGTATTTGAATCTGTGAGGCCCATAGTCAAGCTCCCAGTCTTCTACCAATTCTGCAaacttcctcttcctttttacAACAAAAACTGCAGCTGAAATTGCCACCGAGACTAAACTAACAATCATCATAGGTAACCCAATTGTCAGAAGTTTAGATCTCTTTTTACCTCCAATCCGAGGCAGCTTGGGAAGTTGAGAGAGGACAAGTGCTGGAGCCTGGCCATTCATCTTAAAACTCCAACCCAAAACATAATGGTTTGATAGAACAGAGCCAGTCGAGGAAGTGAAGCCAACATACATATTGTCGTTAATGATAGGTGAAAGATCACGAGACAAAGACAACAGCGGGATTTTGGGTTTATCGACACTGATAGGAGCTAAAGTGACATTGATTTGCCTCTCCACACCATCATAATCCACCCAAACTTGAATTTGGTGGCCGCTAATAAGGCTCATGTTCTTAAACCCACCATTATTATCAGCAAAGTATCCTGCAGGAGCAGATTCTTCGGacttcaacccatttatatcaaTCCCAGCATGATTGTCGTTTATGTCGGCAAACTCGTTGCTCTGGATTGTATCGAGTTCTATGGCAACCACATGATTGGTGGAATTACCATTGTTGGTCTCATTGAAAAGGCCAAGGTACTGGCTTGGAAGTGCTCCTGGGATCCCTTTAGTTGGAGCAATCA
This window harbors:
- the LOC121266595 gene encoding L-type lectin-domain containing receptor kinase IV.1; its protein translation is MQNIAMFSKLGILLSLLVGFVASEDISFTFNGFRSANLSLDGIAEITANGLLKLTNDTKQQKGHAFYPNPISFKNSLNGNSSSFSTTFVFSIISQYPTLSGHGISFVIAPTKGIPGALPSQYLGLFNETNNGNSTNHVVAIELDTIQSNEFADINDNHAGIDINGLKSEESAPAGYFADNNGGFKNMSLISGHQIQVWVDYDGVERQINVTLAPISVDKPKIPLLSLSRDLSPIINDNMYVGFTSSTGSVLSNHYVLGWSFKMNGQAPALVLSQLPKLPRIGGKKRSKLLTIGLPMMIVSLVSVAISAAVFVVKRKRKFAELVEDWELDYGPHRFKYKDLYIATKGFKDKELLGVGGFGRVYRGVLPTSKIEIAVKKISHESRQGMREFVAEIVSIGRLRHRNLVSLLGYCRRKGELLLVYDYMPNRSLDKYLFDQPKITLNWDQRFRVIKGVASGLLYLHEEWEQVVVHRDVKASNVLLDGAMNSRLGDFGLARLYDHGTDPQTTHVVGTLGYLAPEHTRNGKATTSTDVFAFGAFLLEVACGRRPIEKGAEDAVLVDWVFSFWNRGEILEARDPNLGADYVVKELELVLKLGLLCSHSEPAARPSMRQVVQYLEGDIPLPELSSLGLCASGLIFAHNLGFTDLAMSYPSSMSKAFTHPSSVADSLLSGGR